From a region of the Flavobacterium sediminilitoris genome:
- a CDS encoding acyl-CoA synthetase family protein, translating to MFNLFNLTLKLNGFPIEKARIELNKILKIPAENYQGYIENKKREIAVYHLKNNSFYQNLVGTNTFKNWNDLPVITKNDLQKPLHERLSKDYIKKTVFINKTSGSSGDPFIFAKDKEAHAITWASIIYRFGWYNINFNSSYQARFYGIPLDFLGYRKERLKDILSKRYRFPIFDLSDVVLAKILQKFQEKKFDYINGYTSSIVLFGKYLKKKNIVLTDVCPTLKVCMVTSEMLFEEDKILLEKYLGVPIVNEYGASELDLIAFQNPQGEWQVNSETLFVEILDENNQPVANGTEGKIVITSLFNKAHPFIRYEIGDIGILDEASTSKMPILKKLIGRTSDIAILPSGKKSPGLTFYYVTKSIIEDDGNVKEFIIRQTKLDTFEIDYVSSTKLTSLQIQKIEKAIATYLESGLHFTYNRKDVLKRTARGKLKQFESLL from the coding sequence ATGTTCAATTTATTTAATCTTACTTTGAAACTAAATGGCTTTCCTATTGAAAAAGCTAGAATTGAACTAAATAAAATTTTAAAAATTCCTGCTGAAAATTATCAAGGATATATTGAAAATAAAAAAAGAGAAATTGCTGTTTATCACTTAAAAAATAACTCTTTCTATCAAAATCTTGTTGGAACTAATACGTTTAAAAATTGGAATGACTTACCTGTTATTACTAAAAATGATTTACAAAAACCATTACACGAAAGATTATCGAAAGACTATATAAAAAAAACTGTTTTTATAAATAAAACATCTGGGTCTAGTGGTGATCCATTCATTTTTGCAAAAGACAAAGAAGCTCATGCTATAACCTGGGCTTCAATTATCTATAGGTTTGGGTGGTATAATATTAATTTCAATTCGTCTTATCAAGCTCGTTTTTATGGAATCCCTTTAGATTTCTTAGGATATAGAAAAGAAAGATTAAAAGATATTTTAAGTAAGCGATATCGTTTCCCTATTTTCGATCTATCAGATGTCGTCTTAGCTAAAATTCTTCAAAAATTTCAAGAAAAAAAGTTTGATTACATCAATGGCTATACTAGTTCGATTGTCTTATTTGGAAAATATCTTAAAAAGAAAAACATTGTTTTAACTGATGTTTGTCCAACATTAAAAGTTTGTATGGTAACCTCTGAAATGTTATTTGAAGAAGATAAAATACTATTAGAAAAATATTTAGGTGTTCCCATTGTAAATGAATACGGAGCTTCAGAATTGGATTTGATTGCATTTCAAAATCCTCAAGGAGAATGGCAAGTGAACAGTGAAACCTTATTTGTAGAGATATTAGATGAAAACAATCAACCAGTTGCAAATGGTACAGAAGGGAAAATAGTTATTACATCTTTATTTAACAAAGCACATCCTTTTATTCGCTATGAAATAGGTGATATTGGAATTTTAGATGAGGCCAGCACTTCGAAAATGCCAATTTTAAAAAAATTAATAGGACGCACAAGTGATATTGCTATTCTCCCAAGTGGAAAAAAGTCTCCTGGTTTAACTTTTTACTATGTTACCAAAAGTATCATTGAAGATGATGGAAATGTAAAAGAATTTATTATTCGTCAAACTAAACTAGACACCTTTGAAATAGATTATGTTAGTTCTACTAAATTAACTTCACTACAAATTCAAAAAATTGAAAAAGCAATTGCTACATATTTAGAATCTGGATTGCATTTTACGTACAATCGAAAAGACGTTTTAAAACGAACTGCAAGAGGAAAATTAAAACAATTTGAATCTTTACTTTAA
- a CDS encoding undecaprenyl-phosphate glucose phosphotransferase: MSPKTGRYSGYIRPFLYVIDVLIINLLVPFFLPSINSTNFHLFLTLFWLIIAWNVAFYEVFRFTKIIQILGKIIKQYILFLIFGFAYLGYFYKFSRPSQMVLYITISIVIIALIKFSVFFLLKKFRVAFGGNFRRVVIIGNGKRVNQLIDFFNKNIDYGYKLEFVFDFKNQKQREFKEVFNFILEEKIDEIYCSLSSLSNNEINQIVDFCDNNLKKIKFLPDSKDILSRNLILDYYGYIPIISLRNIPLDQPTNKIIKRIFDILFSIFIILGLLSWLMPLLAVLIKIESKGPVFFKQKRNGLNYEEFYCYKFRSMRLNPLADLEQVQKNDPRVTKIGAFIRRTSIDELPQFFNVFLGNMSVVGPRPHMVSHTEMYAKSVDKFMVRHFIKPGITGLAQTNGFRGEVENDRDIRNRVKYDIFYLENWSLLLDLKIVILTVLNAIRGDKKAY, from the coding sequence TTGTCACCAAAAACAGGTAGGTATTCAGGTTATATAAGACCTTTTTTGTATGTAATTGATGTTTTAATTATCAATTTGCTAGTTCCTTTCTTTTTACCAAGTATAAATAGTACTAATTTTCATCTATTTCTTACTTTATTTTGGCTGATTATAGCATGGAATGTAGCTTTTTACGAAGTTTTTCGTTTTACGAAGATTATCCAAATTTTAGGTAAAATTATTAAACAATATATTTTATTTTTAATTTTTGGGTTTGCTTATTTAGGATATTTTTATAAATTCTCAAGACCATCACAAATGGTTTTATATATAACTATATCAATAGTTATTATTGCATTAATAAAATTTTCTGTTTTTTTTCTATTAAAGAAGTTTAGGGTAGCTTTTGGAGGTAATTTTAGGAGAGTGGTTATTATTGGAAATGGTAAGAGAGTAAATCAATTAATTGATTTTTTTAATAAAAATATTGATTATGGTTATAAATTAGAATTTGTTTTTGATTTTAAAAACCAAAAACAAAGAGAGTTTAAAGAAGTTTTTAATTTTATTTTAGAAGAAAAAATTGACGAAATATATTGTTCTTTATCAAGTTTAAGTAATAATGAAATTAATCAAATCGTTGATTTTTGTGATAACAACTTAAAGAAGATTAAATTTTTACCGGATAGTAAGGATATTTTGTCTAGAAATTTAATTTTAGATTACTATGGCTATATACCAATTATTTCATTAAGGAATATTCCACTAGATCAACCAACTAATAAAATAATAAAAAGAATTTTCGATATTTTATTCTCGATATTTATTATTTTAGGTCTATTATCGTGGCTAATGCCTCTGTTAGCAGTATTAATAAAAATAGAGTCTAAAGGACCTGTGTTTTTTAAACAGAAAAGAAATGGTCTTAATTATGAAGAGTTTTATTGCTATAAATTTCGTTCTATGCGATTAAACCCATTGGCAGATTTAGAACAGGTTCAAAAAAACGATCCAAGAGTAACTAAAATTGGAGCTTTTATTCGCAGAACAAGTATTGATGAATTACCACAATTTTTTAATGTATTTTTAGGGAATATGTCTGTTGTCGGTCCAAGACCTCATATGGTTAGTCATACCGAAATGTATGCGAAAAGTGTAGATAAATTTATGGTAAGGCATTTTATCAAACCAGGGATTACAGGTTTAGCGCAAACTAATGGGTTCAGAGGGGAAGTTGAAAATGACAGAGATATTAGAAATAGAGTGAAATATGATATTTTCTATCTTGAAAATTGGTCATTACTTCTAGATTTGAAGATTGTTATTCTTACAGTATTAAATGCCATTAGAGGAGATAAAAAAGCATATTAA
- a CDS encoding DUF6341 family protein, producing MKSFFEGIASLFVDFLFVPFDGLRKLELSNWWAANTLNWIFILICCGAMVYWIKQLNIFKANNEDEQDTTAHSFLK from the coding sequence ATGAAATCATTTTTTGAAGGAATTGCATCACTATTTGTTGATTTTTTATTTGTTCCGTTCGATGGATTAAGAAAATTAGAATTGTCAAACTGGTGGGCAGCAAATACGTTAAATTGGATATTTATTTTAATTTGTTGTGGAGCTATGGTATATTGGATTAAACAATTAAATATATTCAAAGCTAACAATGAAGATGAGCAAGATACAACAGCTCATTCATTCTTAAAATAA
- the purD gene encoding phosphoribosylamine--glycine ligase, translating into MKILLLGSGGREHALAWKMLQSTKCSSLFVAPGNAGTASIATNININPNNFDEVKEFVLSEKIEMVVVGPEDPLVKGIYNYFKEDNLLENISVIGPSKIGAQLEGSKEFAKEFLVKHNIPTAKYDSFTAETVEKGCLFLETLQAPYVLKADGLAAGKGVLILQDLEEAKRELRSMLVDAKFGQASSKVVIEEFLDGIELSCFVLTDGKSYKILPTAKDYKRIGEGDTGLNTGGMGAVSPVPFADKVLLDKIENRIVKPTIEGLQKDNIEYKGFVFIGLINVKGEPMVIEYNVRMGDPETEVVMPRLKSDLVEIFEAISKQELDKISLEIDERAVTTIMVVSGGYPEDYEKGKEITGIETITDSIVFHAGTKLENEKVLTNGGRVIAVTSYGDNYEEAIKKSYQSIAKLQFDKMYYRKDIGFDL; encoded by the coding sequence ATGAAAATTTTATTATTAGGTTCTGGTGGACGTGAACATGCTTTAGCTTGGAAAATGCTTCAAAGCACAAAATGTTCTTCTTTATTTGTAGCTCCTGGAAATGCAGGAACAGCTTCAATAGCAACAAATATTAATATTAATCCAAATAATTTTGATGAAGTAAAGGAATTTGTTTTATCTGAAAAAATTGAAATGGTTGTTGTAGGTCCTGAAGATCCATTAGTAAAAGGAATTTATAATTATTTTAAAGAAGATAATTTATTAGAAAACATTTCAGTAATTGGACCATCAAAAATAGGAGCTCAACTTGAAGGAAGTAAAGAATTTGCAAAAGAGTTTTTAGTAAAACATAATATCCCAACAGCAAAATATGATAGTTTTACCGCTGAAACAGTTGAAAAAGGATGTTTGTTTTTAGAAACATTACAAGCACCTTATGTTTTAAAAGCGGACGGATTAGCAGCAGGGAAAGGAGTTTTAATTCTTCAAGATTTAGAAGAAGCTAAAAGAGAATTAAGGAGTATGTTAGTTGATGCAAAATTTGGACAAGCATCTTCAAAGGTAGTTATTGAGGAATTTTTAGATGGAATTGAATTAAGTTGCTTTGTATTAACAGATGGAAAGTCGTATAAAATTCTTCCAACGGCTAAAGATTATAAAAGAATAGGAGAAGGTGATACAGGTTTAAATACGGGTGGAATGGGAGCTGTTTCCCCAGTTCCATTTGCAGACAAAGTACTTTTAGATAAAATTGAAAATAGAATTGTAAAACCTACAATTGAAGGATTACAAAAAGATAATATTGAATATAAAGGTTTTGTTTTTATAGGTCTTATTAATGTAAAAGGAGAGCCTATGGTTATTGAATATAATGTTAGAATGGGTGACCCAGAAACAGAAGTTGTAATGCCAAGATTAAAAAGTGATTTAGTTGAAATTTTTGAAGCTATTTCGAAACAAGAATTAGATAAGATAAGTCTAGAAATAGATGAAAGAGCCGTAACAACAATTATGGTGGTTTCTGGTGGATATCCTGAAGATTATGAAAAAGGAAAAGAAATTACAGGAATAGAAACAATTACGGATTCTATTGTTTTTCATGCAGGAACAAAATTAGAAAATGAAAAAGTGCTAACAAACGGAGGAAGAGTTATTGCGGTTACATCTTATGGAGATAATTACGAAGAAGCCATAAAAAAATCTTATCAAAGTATAGCTAAACTACAATTTGATAAGATGTATTATCGTAAAGATATTGGTTTTGATCTATAA
- the upp gene encoding uracil phosphoribosyltransferase yields MYIHYLSEENSILNHFLAQIRDVSVQNDSMRFRRNIERIGEIMAYELSKVLDYKDKSVITPLGTKETTEITNKIVLCSILRAGLALHTGFMNIFDNADNGFVSAYRHHPNNDDEFIIKVEYQAAPNLEGKTLLLIDPMLATGQSIVAVFEKLNAEQKPKEIHIAVAIAAPEGVQYLQDNLPENCHLWVAALDEKLNEKNYIIPGLGDAGDLAYGIKL; encoded by the coding sequence ATGTATATTCATTATCTTTCTGAAGAAAACAGCATTTTAAATCATTTTTTAGCTCAAATTAGAGATGTTTCAGTTCAAAATGATAGTATGCGTTTTAGAAGAAATATAGAGCGAATAGGGGAAATAATGGCTTATGAATTAAGTAAAGTATTAGACTATAAAGATAAATCTGTTATTACGCCACTTGGAACAAAAGAAACCACTGAAATAACAAACAAAATTGTTTTATGTTCTATTTTGAGAGCTGGTTTAGCGCTTCATACTGGTTTTATGAACATTTTTGATAATGCTGATAATGGTTTTGTTTCTGCTTACAGACATCATCCTAATAATGATGATGAATTTATTATAAAAGTAGAATATCAAGCTGCTCCAAATTTAGAAGGAAAGACATTACTTCTTATTGATCCAATGCTTGCAACAGGCCAATCTATTGTTGCTGTTTTTGAAAAATTAAACGCTGAACAAAAGCCAAAGGAGATACACATTGCTGTTGCAATTGCTGCTCCAGAAGGTGTTCAATATTTACAAGATAATCTTCCTGAAAATTGCCATTTATGGGTTGCCGCTCTTGATGAAAAACTGAACGAAAAAAATTACATTATTCCTGGATTAGGTGACGCTGGAGACTTAGCATACGGAATTAAACTATAA
- a CDS encoding glycosyltransferase family 2 protein, producing the protein MNELVSIITPTFNSAKFIDETIQSVRNQTYTNWEMIIVDDGSTDNTEEIISLVVKKDNRIRFYKLDKNSGAAVARNRGIEDAKGQYLTFIDADDIWFPDFIKNSVKTIKETKISFVFSSYKRANEELEFIYSDFIVPKKATYTDILKSNSISCLTAFVDIKRLGKKFMPLIRKRQDMGLWLQYLKATPYAYGIQETQAIYRIRKNSLSRKKADLIKYQWQFYREVENLNFLQSVYYMLHWMYRGFMKYRN; encoded by the coding sequence ATGAATGAATTGGTATCCATAATAACTCCAACCTTTAATTCAGCTAAATTTATAGATGAAACTATTCAATCAGTTAGAAATCAAACCTATACTAATTGGGAAATGATTATTGTTGATGACGGTTCTACAGATAATACAGAAGAAATAATTTCACTTGTAGTTAAAAAGGATAATCGAATTAGATTTTATAAATTAGATAAAAACTCAGGTGCTGCTGTAGCTAGAAATAGAGGAATAGAAGATGCTAAAGGGCAATATTTAACTTTTATTGATGCAGATGATATTTGGTTTCCAGATTTTATTAAAAATAGTGTAAAGACAATAAAAGAAACAAAAATCTCTTTTGTGTTTTCTTCTTATAAAAGAGCAAATGAAGAATTAGAGTTTATATATTCTGATTTTATTGTTCCTAAAAAAGCTACATATACTGATATTTTGAAATCCAATTCCATTAGTTGTTTGACAGCATTCGTAGATATAAAAAGGCTAGGAAAAAAATTCATGCCATTAATTAGAAAACGTCAGGATATGGGATTATGGTTACAATATTTAAAAGCAACTCCTTATGCTTATGGTATTCAAGAAACACAGGCAATTTACCGTATTCGCAAAAACTCCCTTTCTAGAAAAAAAGCAGATTTAATAAAATACCAATGGCAGTTTTATAGAGAAGTTGAAAATCTAAACTTTTTACAATCAGTATATTATATGTTGCATTGGATGTATAGAGGTTTTATGAAATATAGGAATTAA
- a CDS encoding UDP-glucuronic acid decarboxylase family protein: MKRILITGAAGFLGSHLCDRFLAEGYFVIGMDNLITGDLKNIEHLFKEQNFEFYHHDITKFVHVPGKLDYILHFASPASPIDYLKIPIQTLKVGSLGTHNLLGLARVKKARILIASTSEIYGDPLIHPQPEEYYGNVNTIGPRGVYDEAKRFQESITMAYHTFHGVETRILRIFNTYGPRMRLNDGRVIPAFIGQALRGEDLTVFGDGSQTRSFCYVDDQVEGIWRLLHSDYHLPINIGNPDEITIKDFAEEIIKLTGTTQKIIYKDLPMNDPLQRQPDITKAKEILNWEPKVGRAEGMKITYDYFRSLSTEELVKEEHKDFTKYIY, encoded by the coding sequence ATGAAACGTATCTTAATAACAGGAGCAGCGGGGTTTTTAGGTTCTCACCTTTGTGATCGATTTTTAGCAGAAGGTTATTTTGTAATTGGAATGGACAACCTGATTACAGGTGATTTGAAAAATATTGAGCATTTATTTAAAGAGCAAAACTTCGAGTTTTACCACCATGATATTACCAAATTTGTACACGTTCCTGGAAAGTTAGATTATATTTTACATTTTGCTTCGCCAGCAAGTCCTATTGATTATTTAAAAATACCCATTCAAACCTTAAAAGTAGGTTCTTTGGGGACACACAATTTATTGGGATTAGCTCGAGTAAAAAAAGCAAGAATATTGATAGCTTCTACCTCAGAAATTTATGGAGATCCTTTAATTCATCCACAACCAGAAGAATATTATGGAAATGTAAATACTATTGGTCCACGTGGAGTTTATGATGAAGCTAAACGCTTTCAAGAGTCCATTACAATGGCTTATCATACTTTTCATGGAGTTGAAACTCGTATATTGAGGATTTTTAACACTTATGGACCTAGAATGCGATTAAACGATGGTCGTGTAATTCCTGCGTTTATAGGTCAAGCTTTAAGAGGAGAAGATTTAACAGTTTTTGGAGATGGAAGTCAAACAAGATCATTTTGTTATGTAGATGATCAAGTTGAAGGTATTTGGAGGTTATTACATTCGGATTATCATTTACCAATAAATATTGGAAATCCAGATGAGATTACTATTAAAGATTTTGCAGAAGAAATAATTAAGTTGACAGGTACGACTCAAAAGATTATTTATAAAGACTTACCTATGAATGATCCTTTACAAAGACAACCAGACATTACAAAAGCTAAAGAAATTTTAAATTGGGAACCTAAAGTTGGAAGAGCAGAAGGAATGAAAATTACTTATGATTATTTTAGATCACTTTCTACTGAAGAGTTAGTAAAAGAAGAACATAAAGATTTCACTAAATACATTTATTAA
- a CDS encoding DUF6427 family protein, with protein sequence MIASVFNKTRPFNYVIIGTLLLIAFVSYTFSHSIFKGWQGFLYGTMYFVSIVASCFLVNFISLKNTLTRNDNYAILLFFIFLLFFPSIFKNKNILISNFFLLLSLRRLISLKSMKSTQEKFFDASFWIFLSALFHFWSALYIGLVFISIILHGSRDYKNWLIPVIAFLSVIILFFMFNFMNDNTLLEILLNKAYISFDFTYFENIYQNIALAVFSSIAILFFVSMIMTINATPLNMQSSYKKILFSFLLGVGIYILSADKNNSCLIFCLAPLSIMGANFIENLENKILKEVTLYSLLVIGLFFFIMQL encoded by the coding sequence ATGATAGCAAGTGTTTTTAATAAAACAAGACCATTTAATTATGTAATTATTGGAACATTACTTTTAATAGCTTTTGTTTCGTACACATTTTCGCATTCCATATTTAAAGGATGGCAAGGCTTTTTATATGGAACTATGTATTTTGTTTCCATTGTAGCATCTTGTTTTCTAGTTAATTTTATTTCTCTAAAGAATACTTTAACAAGAAATGATAATTATGCTATTTTACTATTTTTCATTTTCTTATTATTCTTTCCTTCTATTTTTAAAAATAAAAATATATTAATTTCAAATTTTTTCCTGTTACTTTCTTTAAGAAGATTAATTTCTCTGAAATCAATGAAAAGTACTCAAGAGAAGTTTTTTGATGCTTCATTTTGGATTTTTCTTTCTGCACTATTTCATTTTTGGAGCGCTCTATATATTGGATTAGTTTTTATATCTATAATTCTACACGGATCAAGAGATTATAAAAACTGGTTAATACCAGTTATAGCATTTTTGAGTGTAATAATATTGTTTTTCATGTTTAATTTCATGAATGATAATACTTTATTAGAGATTTTATTAAATAAAGCATATATCAGTTTTGATTTTACATATTTTGAAAATATATATCAAAATATTGCATTAGCTGTTTTTTCATCAATAGCGATATTGTTTTTTGTAAGCATGATAATGACAATTAATGCTACACCATTAAACATGCAATCGTCATACAAGAAAATATTATTTTCATTTCTTTTAGGAGTAGGAATTTATATCCTTTCAGCAGATAAGAATAATAGTTGTTTAATATTTTGTTTGGCACCATTATCAATTATGGGAGCTAATTTCATTGAAAATTTAGAAAATAAAATTTTAAAAGAAGTAACATTGTACTCTCTCTTAGTTATAGGCTTATTTTTCTTTATAATGCAATTATAG
- a CDS encoding O-antigen ligase family protein, whose protein sequence is MLNSVVRFLKSQEKFNFLVIFLAISGFLPIPASNIAVLIGFIYTVIFFKKPIIWNTLLALPILLFFWIVTSFFWSMQPMLTLYSIPRTVFLLVIPLLFLAIKFDTTHVKESVLKTYSYLAVVVSMAFLIRAIIRFFVYKNSSVFFNHGNYISDMGLVPKNLNAVHVSAFVAIAFFYFLTTKKKGIYNWLCVFILAVFLVLLSSSIVLFTCLFLLLLYFFFFSKSANRMRLRNSVLVLILALILGFYKQTKDYINEEFKTNTEKVIGHNVIPELSKTNHKVTLYEAWNNEQFSPNDFFPALAFRIYQFRMCLEIIKEEKAFWEGLGFNASQIKLEEKGIKYNVFLGDTINEGYQKKNFHNQYVQVFVELGFIGFTHLMLLLFFSLKKALQSKDFIHIAFTILMISLFLTESFLWRQRGVVFFTVFYCLFMTQPKLTTTK, encoded by the coding sequence ATGCTAAATAGTGTAGTTCGATTTTTAAAAAGCCAAGAGAAATTTAATTTTCTAGTTATTTTTTTAGCCATTTCCGGTTTTTTACCGATTCCAGCAAGTAATATAGCCGTTTTAATAGGATTTATATATACGGTTATTTTTTTTAAAAAACCTATTATTTGGAATACGCTTTTAGCATTACCTATTTTATTGTTTTTTTGGATTGTAACGTCTTTTTTTTGGAGTATGCAACCAATGTTAACGTTGTATTCAATACCTAGAACCGTTTTTTTATTGGTTATTCCTCTGTTGTTTTTAGCAATCAAGTTTGATACTACCCATGTAAAAGAATCCGTTCTAAAAACGTACTCATACCTAGCGGTAGTTGTTTCAATGGCTTTTTTGATAAGAGCTATAATACGATTTTTTGTTTATAAAAACAGCTCTGTTTTCTTTAATCATGGCAACTATATTTCCGATATGGGATTGGTGCCTAAAAACTTAAATGCAGTTCATGTATCCGCTTTTGTGGCAATTGCTTTTTTCTATTTTTTGACAACTAAAAAGAAAGGAATTTATAATTGGCTGTGTGTTTTTATTTTAGCGGTATTTTTGGTTTTACTTTCATCTAGTATTGTATTGTTTACATGCTTGTTTTTATTGCTTTTATACTTTTTTTTCTTTTCGAAAAGCGCAAACAGAATGCGATTACGAAATAGTGTGCTAGTATTGATTTTAGCTTTGATTTTAGGCTTTTATAAGCAAACAAAGGATTATATTAACGAAGAATTTAAAACGAATACTGAAAAAGTAATTGGACATAATGTAATTCCAGAGTTGTCAAAAACAAACCATAAAGTGACTCTTTATGAAGCTTGGAATAATGAGCAGTTTAGTCCAAATGATTTTTTTCCAGCTTTGGCTTTTCGTATATATCAATTTCGAATGTGTTTGGAGATCATAAAAGAAGAAAAAGCATTTTGGGAAGGACTCGGCTTTAATGCATCCCAAATAAAATTAGAAGAAAAAGGAATAAAGTACAATGTGTTTTTGGGAGATACAATTAACGAAGGGTATCAAAAAAAGAATTTTCACAATCAATATGTGCAAGTCTTTGTCGAATTAGGGTTTATAGGCTTTACTCATTTAATGTTGCTTTTGTTTTTTTCATTGAAAAAAGCGTTACAATCAAAAGATTTTATACATATTGCTTTTACAATTCTAATGATAAGCTTATTTTTGACCGAATCATTTTTGTGGCGTCAAAGAGGAGTGGTATTTTTTACTGTTTTTTATTGTCTTTTTATGACGCAACCTAAATTAACAACAACAAAATGA
- a CDS encoding DUF4254 domain-containing protein has protein sequence MFAEFAFPIFERSIKEYHVIDDVYQPVQNPYEKGSIEHLLFAKNWVDTVQWHYEDIIRDPQIDPIAALDLKRKIDASNQVRTDMVEYIDSYFLQKYADVQVKPNAKINTESPAWAIDRLSILALKIYHMSEEANRVEASPEHRAKCQEKLNVLLDQKNDMFASISQLIEDIENGDKYMKVYKQMKMYNDEELNPVLYQNKK, from the coding sequence ATGTTTGCAGAATTTGCATTTCCAATATTTGAGCGTTCTATTAAAGAATATCACGTTATTGACGACGTGTACCAACCTGTACAAAATCCTTATGAAAAAGGATCTATAGAACATTTGCTATTTGCAAAAAACTGGGTTGATACAGTACAATGGCATTATGAAGATATCATTCGTGATCCACAAATTGATCCTATTGCAGCATTAGATTTAAAACGTAAAATAGATGCTTCTAACCAAGTGAGAACAGACATGGTAGAATATATAGACAGTTATTTTCTTCAAAAATATGCAGATGTTCAAGTAAAACCAAACGCAAAAATAAATACAGAAAGTCCAGCGTGGGCAATTGATAGACTATCTATTTTAGCTTTAAAAATTTATCACATGAGTGAAGAAGCAAATAGAGTAGAAGCTTCACCTGAACATAGAGCAAAATGTCAAGAAAAATTAAATGTCTTATTAGATCAAAAAAATGATATGTTTGCTTCTATTAGTCAATTAATTGAAGATATCGAAAATGGGGATAAATACATGAAAGTGTATAAACAAATGAAAATGTACAACGACGAGGAATTAAACCCTGTATTGTATCAAAATAAAAAATAG
- a CDS encoding DNRLRE domain-containing protein: MKIKKIALVLITTLFIYSCKDESKNEENVVKIKTFGLDKDDTIMLHSSYPNESVRWDKLVASFNNLGDGISNSSFVINFKTENFFCKHKIDSAFVVLKPYPEENFGANQLKIALIDEPFKADFSWNNKPIVYKDIYSLYRNKDNKDEKKIKIDITNLVKYSSSEYKFDLPLIFSLKAETLSEQAFATFYSSNIDIDEVKPKLEVYYSK, from the coding sequence ATGAAAATTAAAAAGATTGCATTGGTATTAATAACTACATTGTTTATTTATTCATGTAAGGATGAAAGCAAAAATGAAGAAAATGTTGTCAAGATTAAAACTTTTGGTTTAGATAAAGATGACACTATAATGTTACATTCATCTTATCCTAATGAATCTGTGAGATGGGACAAGTTAGTTGCAAGTTTTAATAATTTAGGAGATGGAATTAGTAATTCTTCATTTGTAATAAATTTTAAAACAGAGAACTTTTTTTGTAAGCACAAAATTGATTCGGCTTTTGTTGTATTAAAACCTTATCCAGAAGAAAATTTTGGAGCAAATCAGTTAAAGATCGCTTTGATTGATGAACCGTTCAAAGCGGACTTTAGTTGGAATAATAAGCCAATTGTTTATAAAGATATTTATAGTTTATACAGAAATAAAGATAATAAAGATGAAAAAAAAATTAAAATAGATATTACAAATCTTGTAAAATATTCATCAAGTGAATATAAATTTGACTTGCCACTAATTTTTTCTCTTAAAGCTGAAACCCTATCGGAACAAGCTTTTGCTACTTTCTACTCAAGTAATATTGATATTGATGAAGTTAAGCCAAAACTTGAAGTTTATTATAGTAAATAA